Proteins from a genomic interval of Zonotrichia leucophrys gambelii isolate GWCS_2022_RI chromosome 5, RI_Zleu_2.0, whole genome shotgun sequence:
- the CNTF gene encoding ciliary neurotrophic factor: MAAAESPSAALRRRDLCSRGIRLAGKMRADVVDLLDAYVEQQGLDASASVAAVEGVPLAAVERWDEQTGTQRLLENLAAYRAFRALLAQMLEEQREQLGEADAGLGRALAAVLLQVSAFAYHLEELLRLESRGVPGEEGDEEEEEEDGPPPPPRLSLFEQKLRGLGVLRELAQWAVRSVRDLRQLAKPSPATGAAPGLAESP, encoded by the exons ATGGCGGCCGCAGAGAGCCCCTCCGCTGCCCTCCGGCGCCGCGACCTCTGCAGCCGCGGCATCCGCCTGGCCGGCAAGATGCGCGCGGATGTCGTCGACCTCCTGGACGCCTAC gtggagcagcagggcttggaCGCCTCGGCCAGTGTGGCGGCAGTGGAGGGGGTGCCGCTGGCGGCGGTGGAGCGCTGGGATGAGCAGACGGGCACGCAGCGGCTGCTGGAGAACCTGGCGGCCTACCGGGCCTTCCGCGCCCTGCTGGCCCAGATGCTGGAGGAGCAGCGGGAGCAGCTGGGCGAGGCCGACGCGGGCCTGGGCCGGGCGCTGGCGGCCGTCCTGCTCCAGGTCTCGGCCTTCGCCTACCACCTCGAGGAGCTGCTGCGGCTGGAGAGCCGCGGGGTCCCCGGCGAGGagggggatgaggaggaggaggaggaggacgggccgccgcccccgccgcgcctcAGCCTCTTCGAGCAGAAGCTGCGGGGCCTGGGCGTACTGCGGGAGCTGGCCCAGTGGGCCGTGAGGTCCGTGCGGGACCTGCGGCAGCTCGCCAAGCCCAGCCCGGCCACCGGCGCAGCCCCCGGCCTGGCCGAGAGCCCCTGA